The Alnus glutinosa chromosome 10, dhAlnGlut1.1, whole genome shotgun sequence DNA window GACCAAAGTAGAAGTAGAAACCGAATCCAATAACTTTAGGAGGCATTGGTGTCGAAGAATCTGAAGAAACCTCATGttacaacccttttttttttttttacaaacataaacgagtcctcacagtggcatgacgatgtgtcgcaaagccaaaatatggtatatatcccataatatatacacttggtaaatcagagtataacatataattaactatgcagcggaaacataaacctgaataaTGGAAAGCATAGCTTATACATCTATtacaaattatttacaatacagagccatttaacatctatatgtttaagtcttatcaacataatatttaaataacatgaatggcttatacaataaCGAGTGACCaaagcgtcacaagccataaacaaaacctataaaatagtggacaactgTGGTCCAACCATTACgaccgtcgcggcgagcttcggtCATATTATCTCAAGTGCACATCTACAACACTCTCCCCAACGACCGGAGTACCTGTAGCCAAAGgaacatctatacggttgtgggggtttgccacatccgtataggtggaattatgagcccaccatcttagcataaataaatacactaagtcctcagaggtatactattcactgagttttcgcaaagaaccaacttttcttttctagtcatgcgtacactataatagccaccaatttataaacttttattaGAAAACACTCATAGCTAATATAGCAAACACTGGCTATTAAAAagcatttaaagcatactacgcagttgagcttatacgtagaagttccattgttggaaatatctacatacatcctcacctactatattacttttgatttagtGAGACTTAAAAACAggagcatttaaatcatgcaaccatccgatagaaatatacacaagttctttcccattgagactcttatgcatactaatacgtctgacaaaactactcatagtataaaaacatcacactcatcaaAACTATGCTATAAATGATCATGCAAtgcacatcatggaaattaatctaagcatcatggaaattaatccaagcatcatgggaatTACCCCAAACATcaaggaaattaatccaagcatcgtGGGTGTttgcacgtttagcgttcatatgcgtATGCTTCATGCCTTAAAgcaatatacatttcatttcatgaatcatgtCTTTAAcgcatgctttctttataaaaacataaataattttacatgtcatttcttaaacaatctGCATAATttaactcactctaaaatcatacTTATGTTCCATTGCAATCATAGTTTTCAAAACTCCTAACTATAACATACGGtgactccattcatttaaactccacatatcatattcatgcttcaaaacatcatcataatttcaatatactcaaaagtactcaaatcatcaaaacagttcataatcaacatacagttggttcaagtttgtaaaacaatatatatttggcaATTCATCATActtgaaaataatacttctcagtgagtagaatactcaccttggctgagttggactcatgactcgaactctacattggagaacccattgaagtctccaatccggacactatcctgcaaacattggtatcaTTAGACTATGTTATTGAACTCTACACTCTATGATACGAAAGCTACCCGCATGCTCACACGTcacatcactcgcttctaaagctagctaaacaccttaagctattattagattagtcGTTGGTTATAGGTTCATATTTATTTCACTTATTATCTTTCAAACATGTTTACTATTTTACTTGCCTACTAATTATCACTAAGtcacattatcattgttaatcccTTTTTATAGTTTCTTGTTTATTCACCTAgtattatacatatatttaagtcacatacatgtatatgcatatgtatacatatattaatataCACATACAATACTTAAACCTAGTCTATTATTACACTATAATACTATGTGTACATAGATAGGTGAACTAAGTACTAAGTCATTCAATTACCAATTGACTTTAAAGTCTATTTAGGTATTCCCATAATaccactattttatttttctcgtcTTAAGGTTATTTAGGCTATTTACCATTTTATGGCATTCTCATTTTAACCTTATATTTAATACCAAATCCTTATTAACTTATTAGTTTAGTACCTCTCCAAGTAAATTCAAAACTTATAATTTCTTTCTAACACCGACAGAttattttgagacatatcaTGCTCCCTATAACAATTTCACCTTATAAATCATCTCATTTACTACTTTATTCATTAATTAGGTGTTATAGAACCCTAGTGATTCAATTGGGGTTAATAACTAAACCGGGTTAACTAAAATTCCATAACCCCATCCATTTGATCACTTTACCATTTAGCTCATGCCTTTACTTTCTATTACAACCTATTCTCTATTTCAACCGTATTTACCATTGACACAAAGGAGTCTAAACACAATAACTTCAGCTCCTCTCAACCAACCAATACTTAACCTACATTCAACAATCTCACACCTTCATTTCAACACAAATAGCCATAACAAAGAGATTAACCAAACCTCATTTCATCAAGAATCCACCATTCCTCTATCTAAGCATCAATACTCAAAGAAAGATTTAACTAGCACAAAGCCACTCCAAGCAAAGCCCCACTCCAAGCCATAAATTCTGATTTAGAAATACCATGGTAATGAACTTAACCATTAATCACAATATCAATACTATAGACATTCACCAACAAAATGATCATCCAAAACCCCTTTGACCATCATAGAAAATCAACCCACTAGGCTAGAATGACAAAACACCCAAATTGCATATTCTCAGCAAATCAACTACCTAATATCAAACGCTCATCAACATACCAAATAAACCTATTAGTAACCCAAAATCAACAACTAGAGATAAATCAATACCCTATGAAAATCAATTCTAAAATGACCCATTCGGCCAATCAAGGACCCGGGGTTTCCACAACTCCAAAATTTATACAGACCTAAAATAcccaaatcaaacccataagATTATTCATCAAAATGAGTAGCTTTTAAAACCCTAGAATTTCATCTCAGCCAAGACCCAATCAAAACTCTAAAATAAGATACAAATTTCATGCTATTAGACAATGGGtaactcaaaacacaaagaaaTAGGACTAGAGATTTTTTACCAATTTCTAATTTCCCTTCCAGCAGTCAAAACTCACGAAAAATCACACACTGGATTGCCGAAACTCCCACACTCCGGCAATTGCTCCGACTCGCCACAGAACCGCCGGAGATTCGTCGGATAAACCAGCCTTCAAGTCGTTGGGTTCTAGGTTGCTCAGGGCACTAGGTCGCGGGTCTGAGGGGTTTTGGGTTACAAGTCTTCGTGGATCAGCCAGAGCACCTTAGCCCACCAGAAATCAACTTCTGGCCACCGAAAATGGAGGATCGGACCTCTGGAAGGTTTGGGTTTGGCTCACGGGTCCACAAACCGCTCGAGTTATCTCTCGCGGGTTGCGGGTCACGGCTCCTAGGTTCCACCGAAAATCGTCGGCTTTGGCTCTGCCGGCGATGACCCAGCACCACccaccgggggggggggggttgctGCGAGATTGAGAGGAGGAAGATCTCCCCATTAATCTATAGCCACACACGTGGCTATGGATAAGGCCAAGCTTTGGTCTTATTTAACACTAGCCCCTATCCTTTCTAAATTGCACTATTACCCCATCCATTTTATTAATTCCTCAAATAATTATTACTCAACCATTTTGCTAAATATCATTACAACTTAACCCTACAATTAATTACTCACTACATTATGACTCattagtaatattttattactttatcttaaactcattttattttagataacataaatattatcacttaaaacctaattattaatcttatctcatttaaaaatataaatcattaaatgcTAAATACCgaattattttcttggtctttacacctCTGCCCGTAGACCCTTTCAATCACCTGAAACCCTAACAaaatacctctctctctcagccTCTCGGTGAATCTCTCTCTTCTCAATTTTAgaccctctttctttcttcctttctctcgCTCTCTGGATCTTTCTCTGTTTAGTCTCTAAACATTTTAGCCttctaaatatatatttcaGCCTTCCTCTCGCTTTGGCCAGATGAAAAAATTTCAGTCTCCCGCTTTAATTTCAGCCTCCCGCTGAAGATgtttggaccaaaaaaaaaaaaacaatttggagtcgttttgatTATAAAATGACTCCAACTCGAAGCtccaattgttttttatttttactcaatttattaatattattacgtatgttacttaatatttatatgtttgtattagttaacatatatactaactagttcataaactaacatattatctagttaattaacatatactaattaaatataattaattatatgttactcaatatttctatgtatattatatatatcgcagttaactatatatagtctatagGACTACTacactatgatcgatcggatcTTTGATTGAACCTTCATTGTTTGATTGGTCGAACTCTATCACACTCGGTCGAAGTAATGCACTATGATCAATCAGATGGtctattgatcatattattctatcatgatcgataaGACTATTACACTATGATCAATCGGGCGTTCGATCAAATCTTCACTGtatcaagtttgatcgatcgaactctatcacgatcaatcagactaatgcactaggatcaatttgatgttcaatcgatcaaagtaatacacttggatcgatttgatgattctatcgatcctatgatcctgtcATGATCAATCGAACTAGTACTTAAGATCAACCGCACGTTAGATCGAAAAatcattgtgtcaagtttgattgatcgaacattcGTATCGCAATAGATCGGGCCGATGCACTatgatgaattagatattcgatCAAACATTCAATTGTgccaagtttgatcgatcatttgatcgtatcacgatcaATTAGACTAATGTACTAGGATCGATTGGAGTAATACACCAGGATCGATTTGATGATTCTATCAAttctatgatcctatcatgatcgatcgaactaataTTTAGGATCAATTGCATGTTAGATCAAACTtacactgtgtcaagtttgattgatcgaactttaTCACGATCGAtaagactaatgcactaggattgattggatgttcgatcgatcGGAGTAGTACACTTGGATCgatcagatcttctatcgatcttatgattctatcatgatcgatcggaccaTAATAACTCTAATGTATcttaattaatgttatttataGTATATAGGATTAGAGTTATTCAAAATGgagtcgtttttattttttaaaacggctccaattggagccgttttgacACAAACATATCCAATTGGagcccccttttttttgttaaaatggcttcaattagagcccttttaacaaaatggctccaatttgaacattttttttgttttgttaaaatgactcaaattagagccatttttaaAATGACTCAAAATAGAGCCGCTTTGAGAGAAATGGCTACAACTGGAGTCGTCATAacaaaaacgactccaattcaAGCCCTTTTTCACAAAACGGCTCCAACTTGAGCTGTTTTTGATAAAACAGCTCCAACTAGAGCTGTCTTTTATAAATTGGCTCAAAATGGAGCCATTTCAaaaacagctccaattagagccgtttttcccaaacggctccaattggagctgTTTTAGGAAAAAGGTTCAAATTCGAGCCATTTTCGGTAAAATGGCTTTAATTAGAgctctttttattaaaacggtTCCAATTCGAGCCATTTTAATTTAAACGGCTCAAAatctaattggagccgttttaacaaaaacggctttaattagagccattttaacactctaatttgagtcgttttactgaaaatggctcaaattagagccgttttagtggAAAACGTCTCCAATTAGAACCGTTTTCGTGGAAAACGGCTTTAATTAGAGTCGCTTTGTTAAAATGGCTAAAacaaaaacgactcaaaaagactttttttttttttgtagtcgCGAAGTacataaaaacaatattataatatattacAGATGGCTAGCTCATATTCTGAATGAGGAAGTAATACTGACCTTTAGTACAAAGACCTCTAGGGCGGAGCAGACCCCATGAAGCCCTTTGcagcttattttaattttgttatgtcAAGTCGAATAACTTTCAcatcctataaaaaaaaataaaaaagaacatatatatattgaaagcaCCATTATTCATGAAGAGAATGTAAGAAACACAGATTTTATTGTTCCCCCATAATGGCCTAGAAGTAGAAGTGGAAGGCCAAGTAGTTCATGATGATGTGACCAATATATGGAACTAGGCGCATTGGAAGCTGGTAGGAAGATTCTTTCCACAGTAATTGAGGAGCAAGCTCAATGAGATGGGGACATTAAGATTGATGCCTAAAACATTGGCCTTGATGGCAGTGCAAAGGCAAACAGAAGCTTCCACATCAGCAAGCCCCTGGATGAGGCTGCAACAAGGTGCCTTTGATGGGGTTCCGACAACAAGGTGCAACAAGTCATTCAATAGGTTGGCACACACTCCTAGCTTAAGGATGTCCTTGGGGCAAGCGCGGGCAGGCTCAGGCCCCGCTAAGGTCAGGTGTAGCTTTACTGAAGGCTGTTTTGGAGTCTTTGGTGGTGATGGTGGGCATCCGCAAGGGAGATGAGTTGAAGAGACCATGGTGAAGAAGAGAAGATTGAGAGATGTTAAGGATTTTCCCGCCAACGTTTGAAAAGATGAGGAGGTTAGCTAAGAGTCTACCGCTACAAGCAGATAGGGCTGAACGAGAGGGag harbors:
- the LOC133879100 gene encoding putative lipid-binding protein AIR1; protein product: MTWNSGLMQYTEAPKVDESRVRLTSSSFQTLAGKSLTSLNLLFFTMVSSTHLPCGCPPSPPKTPKQPSVKLHLTLAGPEPARACPKDILKLGVCANLLNDLLHLVVGTPSKAPCCSLIQGLADVEASVCLCTAIKANVLGINLNVPISLSLLLNYCGKNLPTSFQCA